In Sedimenticola thiotaurini, the following proteins share a genomic window:
- a CDS encoding metal ABC transporter solute-binding protein, Zn/Mn family — MPFEDVWMGTVQKNNPNISVLDARQGLTLREMEPAGGHHHDFDHHDHHHEEGGADPHIWLDPANVRIMIGYLRDRLIELDPANAAAYKENHDRFKQELLALEEEIHTLLQPLEGRSFMVFHPSWGYFADAFGLRQVSIESEGKEAGARTLTRLMEQAKRERVQVIFVQQQFSRDQAATLASAMGARLVTLNPLAESYLDNLRQVARSISEAYQ, encoded by the coding sequence ATGCCTTTTGAAGATGTCTGGATGGGGACAGTGCAAAAGAATAACCCGAACATTTCTGTTCTGGATGCACGTCAGGGGCTGACACTGCGGGAGATGGAGCCGGCGGGTGGACATCACCATGATTTCGATCATCATGATCATCACCATGAGGAAGGAGGAGCGGATCCCCATATCTGGCTCGATCCCGCCAACGTGCGGATCATGATCGGCTATCTGCGTGACCGGTTGATTGAGCTGGATCCGGCGAATGCTGCGGCCTACAAGGAGAATCATGACCGCTTTAAGCAGGAGTTGCTGGCGCTAGAAGAGGAAATTCACACCCTTCTGCAGCCGCTGGAAGGGCGCAGTTTCATGGTGTTTCACCCCTCCTGGGGCTATTTTGCCGATGCTTTCGGCCTGCGGCAGGTGTCGATCGAAAGTGAGGGGAAAGAGGCCGGTGCGCGCACCCTGACTCGCCTGATGGAACAGGCAAAGAGGGAGCGAGTCCAGGTGATTTTTGTGCAGCAACAGTTCAGTCGTGACCAGGCTGCAACGCTGGCGAGTGCCATGGGGGCCCGGTTGGTAACACTTAACCCGCTGGCGGAGTCCTACCTGGACAATCTGCGTCAGGTCGCCCGTTCAATCAGCGAGGCCTATCAATGA
- a CDS encoding endonuclease/exonuclease/phosphatase family protein: MGDTAGSQRLKLLSYNIQAGIDTQRYRQYLTQSWKQVLPHRDRQVNLDRIAGVIHGYDVVGLQEVDSGSLRSGFVDQTEYLANQAAFPYWYKQVNRSLGKLAQNSNGLLSRVRPSEITEHKLPGLPGRGVIVSNFGGPAGLTVCIVHLALGRRARMRQVAFIRELVAGLPHVVVMGDLNFGCDSQEMRFLTGNSGLIQPACHMNTFPSWRPIRKIDHILVSDSLQVENAKVVEYPLSDHLPIGIDVIIPSGMRLAA, from the coding sequence ATGGGAGATACGGCTGGTTCACAGCGTCTGAAACTGCTCAGCTATAACATACAGGCTGGGATAGATACGCAGCGTTACCGCCAATACCTGACCCAGAGCTGGAAACAGGTGCTGCCGCACCGGGATAGGCAGGTCAATCTTGATCGTATCGCCGGGGTGATCCATGGTTATGACGTGGTCGGGTTGCAGGAGGTGGATTCCGGCAGTCTGCGCAGCGGTTTTGTGGATCAGACCGAATACCTGGCCAATCAGGCGGCTTTCCCTTACTGGTATAAGCAGGTCAATCGCAGCCTCGGTAAGTTGGCGCAGAACAGTAACGGCCTGCTGTCCAGGGTACGCCCCTCTGAAATCACCGAACACAAGTTGCCCGGCCTGCCCGGGCGCGGTGTGATCGTCAGCAATTTTGGCGGTCCTGCCGGTTTAACGGTCTGTATTGTGCACCTGGCACTGGGTCGACGCGCCCGGATGCGTCAGGTGGCCTTTATCCGGGAGCTGGTGGCGGGTCTGCCCCACGTGGTGGTGATGGGGGATCTCAATTTTGGTTGTGACTCCCAGGAGATGCGCTTTCTCACCGGCAACAGCGGGCTGATTCAGCCGGCCTGTCACATGAATACCTTCCCCAGCTGGCGCCCGATCCGGAAGATTGACCATATCCTGGTGTCCGACTCACTGCAGGTGGAGAACGCCAAAGTGGTTGAGTATCCGCTTTCGGACCATTTGCCGATTGGTATCGATGTCATTATCCCGTCCGGAATGCGTTTGGCGGCCTGA
- a CDS encoding isochorismate synthase, whose protein sequence is MPNRPLSPQTLLDRLESVLTTLPSHRLQGDGRLTSVTLATPELRLQHLPELNGDWFYWGEPNRQHYLLGIGEALRLSATGSHRLEMLSDQFELQRDRWHHLDLDGCGFRATAFTGFAFDPADPMQQNWSGLPNSAIFFPELLLQQSADRCALTFSFAHNDPARTRLRARHLLETLSEALRREPEPARPPNRLARTAARPSYDEWIHQVSKATRQIRQGTLDKVVPFRRISVRAEHPLNPARLMASLDDLYPSSLLFSIQLAGSTFAAATPERLITRRGVLIDCDAVGGTIHRAPDPEQDRLLGRQLLHDPKSRHEHALVVQGILASLDAHCHQLDAPDQPALKRLRKLQHLWTGISGELRGDSTLLRIASDLHPTAAVNGFPSANAGRWLSAHQNDARGWYTGAAGWLDQQGDGELAVLLRCALLKGESAELFAGAGVTSESCPIAEFQETELKFGTMLEALEHA, encoded by the coding sequence ATGCCCAACCGGCCATTATCGCCCCAGACTCTACTGGATCGCCTTGAAAGCGTCCTGACCACACTCCCCTCCCATCGCTTACAGGGGGACGGGCGGTTGACCAGTGTCACCCTGGCGACTCCGGAGCTGCGCCTGCAGCACCTGCCGGAGCTGAACGGCGACTGGTTTTACTGGGGCGAACCCAACCGGCAGCACTATCTGCTCGGTATTGGCGAGGCACTGCGGCTCAGTGCAACCGGCAGTCATCGACTCGAGATGCTGTCCGACCAGTTCGAGCTGCAACGGGATCGCTGGCACCACCTGGACCTGGACGGTTGCGGATTCCGCGCCACGGCCTTTACCGGTTTTGCCTTCGATCCGGCCGATCCCATGCAGCAGAACTGGAGCGGCCTGCCCAACAGCGCCATCTTCTTTCCGGAGCTGCTGCTGCAACAGAGCGCTGATCGCTGCGCCCTGACCTTCAGCTTCGCCCATAACGACCCGGCACGCACCCGGCTGCGGGCCCGGCACCTGCTGGAGACCTTGAGTGAAGCGTTGCGACGCGAACCGGAGCCGGCACGGCCGCCCAACCGCCTGGCCAGAACGGCCGCCAGGCCCTCCTATGACGAATGGATACATCAGGTCAGCAAGGCGACCCGGCAGATCCGCCAGGGCACCCTGGACAAGGTGGTACCGTTCCGCCGCATCAGTGTCCGGGCGGAACACCCCCTCAATCCGGCCCGGCTGATGGCCTCGCTGGATGACCTCTATCCCAGCAGCCTGCTGTTCTCCATCCAACTGGCCGGCAGCACTTTTGCGGCCGCCACCCCGGAGCGCCTGATCACCCGGCGCGGTGTGCTGATCGACTGTGACGCGGTCGGTGGCACCATCCACCGAGCTCCAGATCCCGAGCAGGACCGGCTGTTGGGTCGACAACTGCTGCACGACCCCAAATCCCGCCACGAACATGCACTGGTGGTGCAAGGCATCCTGGCCAGCCTCGATGCCCACTGTCATCAGCTGGATGCACCGGATCAGCCGGCCCTCAAGCGGCTGCGCAAACTGCAACACCTGTGGACCGGCATCAGCGGCGAGTTGCGCGGTGACAGCACACTGCTGCGTATCGCCAGCGATCTGCATCCCACCGCGGCGGTCAACGGCTTTCCCAGCGCCAATGCGGGACGCTGGCTGAGCGCCCATCAGAATGACGCCCGGGGCTGGTACACCGGCGCGGCCGGCTGGCTGGACCAGCAGGGGGATGGCGAACTGGCTGTGCTGTTACGCTGCGCCCTGCTGAAAGGGGAGAGTGCCGAGCTGTTTGCCGGGGCCGGCGTGACCAGTGAGTCCTGCCCGATTGCTGAGTTCCAGGAGACCGAGCTGAAGTTCGGTACCATGCTGGAGGCGCTGGAACATGCCTGA
- a CDS encoding glyceraldehyde-3-phosphate dehydrogenase, whose product MGLNASEQYLNEWKDRQTLAEQMIPLVGQLYRDSGLVILMYGRRLMNATTIDILKAHRYARQMVGEELDITVSFAMLEAIASMDLAPARIDLGKLCSTYLTLPHEISMQAFLEQQLAEINTGKKSPLPGPQDVVLYGFGRIGRLLARLLIERTGAGNKMRLRAIVVRGGRQGDLKKRASLLRRDSVHGPFNGSIITDEENNAIIANGNYIQVIYADSPDSIDYTQYGINDALVVDNTGIWKDEAGLGLHLKSKGTAKVLLTAPAKGDIKNIVYGVNHQEITPDDRILCAASCTTNAIVPVLKVLNESLGINSGHLETIHAYTNDQNLIDNYHKAERRGRSAPLNMVITSTGAAKAVAKALPELSGKLTGNAIRVPTPNVSMALMNLNLGRNTSVEELNGLLREASLNSPLCEQIGYTTSTELVSSDLVGSTEAGIVDSAATIVEENRAVLYVWYDNEAGYSNQVIRVMQNMTGLKLKNLPA is encoded by the coding sequence ATGGGCTTGAATGCAAGTGAACAGTACCTGAATGAGTGGAAAGACCGCCAGACCCTGGCGGAGCAGATGATTCCGCTGGTGGGACAACTCTATCGTGACAGCGGGTTGGTAATCCTCATGTACGGCCGCCGGCTGATGAACGCCACTACCATCGATATCCTCAAGGCGCATCGTTATGCCCGCCAGATGGTGGGAGAAGAGCTGGATATCACGGTCTCTTTTGCCATGCTGGAAGCGATCGCCAGCATGGATCTGGCACCGGCCCGGATCGACCTGGGTAAGCTCTGCAGCACCTACCTGACCCTGCCGCATGAGATCAGCATGCAGGCTTTCCTGGAGCAGCAGCTGGCGGAGATCAACACCGGCAAGAAGAGCCCGCTGCCCGGTCCGCAGGATGTGGTGCTGTATGGTTTCGGTCGTATTGGTCGTCTGCTGGCACGCCTGCTGATCGAACGCACCGGGGCCGGCAACAAGATGCGCCTGCGAGCCATCGTGGTCCGGGGAGGACGGCAAGGCGATCTGAAAAAGCGCGCCAGCCTGCTGCGCCGGGATTCGGTGCACGGACCGTTTAACGGCTCCATCATCACCGATGAAGAGAACAACGCCATCATCGCCAATGGCAACTACATCCAGGTTATCTACGCCGACTCGCCGGACTCCATCGACTATACCCAGTACGGCATTAACGACGCCCTGGTGGTGGACAACACCGGCATCTGGAAAGATGAAGCGGGCCTGGGACTGCACCTGAAATCGAAAGGTACCGCCAAGGTGTTACTGACGGCACCCGCCAAGGGCGACATCAAGAATATCGTTTACGGCGTCAATCACCAGGAAATCACACCCGATGACCGGATTCTCTGCGCCGCCTCCTGCACCACCAACGCCATCGTGCCGGTACTGAAGGTGCTGAACGAAAGCCTGGGTATCAACAGCGGCCATCTGGAGACCATCCACGCCTACACCAACGATCAGAACCTGATCGACAACTATCACAAGGCGGAGAGACGCGGACGCAGTGCCCCGCTGAACATGGTGATCACTTCCACTGGTGCCGCCAAGGCGGTGGCCAAGGCGCTGCCGGAACTGTCCGGCAAACTGACCGGCAACGCTATCCGGGTGCCCACCCCCAACGTCTCCATGGCGCTGATGAACCTGAACCTGGGCCGGAACACCAGTGTGGAGGAGCTGAACGGTCTGCTGCGGGAGGCATCCCTGAACTCCCCCCTGTGCGAGCAGATCGGCTACACCACCTCCACCGAACTGGTCTCCAGTGATCTGGTTGGCTCCACCGAGGCCGGCATCGTGGACTCGGCCGCCACCATTGTGGAGGAGAATCGGGCTGTGCTCTATGTCTGGTATGACAACGAGGCCGGTTACAGCAACCAGGTGATTCGAGTGATGCAGAACATGACCGGACTGAAGCTGAAGAATCTGCCAGCCTGA
- a CDS encoding c-type cytochrome, with the protein MNKWLVSVSILLAMAVGTAQAAGDAEAGKTKSAVCLACHGADGNSANAIWPKLAGQHPSYIKKQLLDFKGGVRKNDLMSPMATPLSEQDMDDLAAYFSSQEQAPGTAAADQVELGAKIYRAGNAATNVASCMACHGPTGMGNPGAKFPRISGQHAAYVEKMLKDFRSGDRSNDNAKMMRDVVARMTDQEIAAVAQYVQGLR; encoded by the coding sequence ATGAATAAATGGCTAGTTTCAGTTTCCATCCTTTTGGCTATGGCCGTCGGCACTGCTCAGGCAGCGGGCGACGCCGAGGCCGGCAAGACCAAATCCGCCGTCTGTCTCGCCTGTCACGGTGCAGATGGAAACAGTGCCAATGCGATTTGGCCGAAACTTGCGGGGCAGCATCCCAGCTATATCAAGAAGCAGCTGCTGGATTTTAAAGGGGGCGTACGCAAAAATGACCTGATGTCCCCGATGGCCACCCCGCTCAGCGAGCAGGATATGGACGATCTGGCGGCCTACTTCAGCAGTCAGGAGCAGGCACCGGGTACCGCGGCGGCAGACCAGGTAGAGCTGGGCGCCAAGATCTACCGGGCCGGTAATGCGGCTACCAACGTCGCCTCCTGCATGGCCTGCCACGGTCCTACCGGTATGGGGAATCCCGGCGCCAAGTTCCCGCGTATTTCCGGCCAGCATGCCGCTTATGTTGAGAAAATGCTTAAGGATTTCCGTTCCGGCGACCGCAGTAACGACAATGCCAAGATGATGCGGGATGTGGTAGCGCGCATGACCGATCAGGAGATCGCGGCAGTTGCCCAGTATGTGCAGGGGTTGCGCTGA
- a CDS encoding metal ABC transporter ATP-binding protein, whose translation MNAPVVSLQDVSFSYGGPLVLDGVHLEIAEHEFIGIVGPNAGGKSTLLKLMLGLLEPPKGKVRVLGKPPEQSRRQIGYVPQYPQFSRDFPITVEQTVLMGRLGTSGLFGNYRRRDREAARQAMAETEVLNLAARQLCTLSGGQLQRVLVARALACDPRILILDEPTANIDMRIETEIFDLLKRFNERMTIVVVSPDVGFISGYVNRVACLNRTPICHSTASIDGDAIHALYDADVRMVEHRH comes from the coding sequence ATGAACGCGCCGGTGGTGTCACTGCAGGATGTCTCTTTCTCCTACGGTGGCCCGTTGGTGCTGGATGGGGTCCACCTGGAGATCGCCGAGCACGAGTTTATCGGCATTGTGGGTCCCAATGCGGGGGGCAAGAGCACCCTGCTGAAGTTGATGCTGGGGCTGCTGGAACCACCCAAGGGTAAAGTGCGGGTGTTGGGCAAGCCGCCGGAACAGAGCCGCAGACAGATCGGCTATGTCCCCCAGTATCCCCAGTTCAGCCGCGACTTTCCCATAACCGTCGAGCAGACGGTGCTGATGGGACGGCTGGGTACATCCGGGCTGTTCGGAAACTACCGGCGCCGTGACAGGGAGGCGGCCCGTCAGGCCATGGCCGAAACCGAGGTGTTGAATCTTGCCGCCAGGCAGCTTTGTACCCTGTCGGGTGGGCAGCTGCAACGGGTGCTGGTGGCCCGGGCATTGGCCTGTGATCCCCGTATCCTGATACTGGATGAGCCGACCGCTAACATCGATATGCGTATCGAGACGGAAATCTTCGATCTGTTGAAACGTTTTAATGAACGGATGACCATCGTGGTGGTTTCCCCCGATGTCGGTTTCATCTCCGGTTATGTGAACCGGGTTGCCTGTCTGAATCGCACCCCGATCTGTCACTCCACCGCCTCGATTGATGGAGACGCCATACATGCGCTCTATGATGCGGATGTGCGGATGGTGGAGCATCGGCACTGA
- a CDS encoding thiol:disulfide interchange protein DsbA/DsbL, translating into MKKITLIRVLSLLSLLCVGFTASAQTAPKFEEDLHYFSIIPEQPGGEGDKVQVVEFFMYSCPHCDNMEPHIEAWLEKKPDNVEFVRIPAMFNRPDIVLHAKTFYALTLMGLEDELTPALFSAIHDKNQRLSDSAQMEAFLAGQGVDIEAYRKAMKSFAVQTQSRRAEVLADRFDIRTVPAFVIDGKYRTGGLEPASQIQAINYLIDKVVAEKQAKTQ; encoded by the coding sequence ATGAAAAAAATCACACTGATCCGGGTACTTTCCCTGCTTAGCCTGTTGTGCGTTGGTTTTACTGCTTCCGCCCAGACAGCCCCGAAATTTGAGGAGGATCTGCATTACTTCTCCATCATTCCTGAGCAACCTGGTGGTGAGGGGGACAAAGTACAGGTGGTGGAGTTTTTCATGTATAGCTGTCCTCACTGCGATAACATGGAGCCGCACATCGAGGCGTGGCTGGAGAAAAAGCCGGACAACGTAGAGTTTGTCCGTATTCCCGCCATGTTTAATCGGCCGGATATTGTGCTGCATGCCAAGACCTTCTACGCCCTGACCCTGATGGGGCTGGAAGATGAATTGACCCCGGCGCTGTTCAGCGCGATTCATGACAAGAACCAGCGGTTGTCAGACAGCGCCCAGATGGAGGCGTTTCTGGCCGGGCAAGGGGTTGATATCGAGGCTTATCGCAAGGCGATGAAATCCTTTGCCGTGCAGACCCAGTCGCGCCGTGCAGAAGTGCTGGCGGATCGGTTTGACATCCGCACCGTGCCGGCTTTCGTCATTGACGGGAAATACCGTACCGGGGGGCTGGAACCGGCGTCGCAGATTCAGGCGATCAATTATTTAATCGATAAGGTAGTCGCTGAAAAACAGGCCAAAACACAGTAG
- the yidD gene encoding membrane protein insertion efficiency factor YidD: MKRLVLLVLKGYSYLISPLLGNNCRYYPSCSAYTREAVEIHGVLRGLWMGTRRILRCHPFHEGGYDPVPGSECRHKH, translated from the coding sequence ATGAAACGGTTGGTGCTGCTGGTATTGAAGGGCTACAGCTACCTGATCAGTCCGTTGCTGGGGAACAACTGCCGTTACTATCCCAGCTGCTCCGCCTACACCCGGGAGGCGGTGGAGATCCACGGCGTGCTGCGCGGGCTGTGGATGGGTACCCGGCGCATTCTGCGCTGTCATCCGTTCCATGAGGGGGGCTATGATCCGGTACCGGGCTCGGAGTGCCGGCACAAGCATTGA
- the phbB gene encoding acetoacetyl-CoA reductase produces the protein MGRVALVTGGTRGIGEAICVALKNNGYEVVANYAGNDQAAAEFTKRTGIQAVKFDVSDFDQVTAGIASIESSSGPVEVLVNNAGITRDGTMHKMGFDQWDKVIQTNLASCFNTCRCVIDGMRERNFGRIVNIGSVNGQAGQYGQVNYAAAKSGIHGFTKALALEGATKGITVNAIAPGYVETDMVRAVPAEVLQKIIRTIPVGRLGQPEDIARSVLFLVDDNAGFITGSTLSINGGQHMY, from the coding sequence ATGGGGCGAGTAGCATTGGTAACAGGCGGCACCCGCGGCATCGGCGAGGCAATTTGTGTCGCATTGAAAAACAACGGATATGAGGTCGTGGCCAACTATGCCGGTAATGACCAAGCCGCCGCCGAATTTACAAAACGTACCGGCATTCAGGCAGTAAAATTCGACGTAAGCGACTTTGATCAGGTCACCGCCGGCATCGCATCGATCGAATCATCCAGTGGGCCGGTCGAGGTATTGGTCAACAACGCCGGTATCACCCGCGACGGCACCATGCACAAGATGGGTTTCGACCAGTGGGATAAGGTTATACAGACCAACCTCGCCTCCTGTTTCAACACCTGTCGCTGCGTGATCGACGGCATGCGTGAGCGGAATTTCGGACGCATTGTCAACATCGGTTCAGTCAATGGACAGGCCGGCCAGTACGGACAGGTCAACTATGCCGCCGCCAAGTCCGGTATCCACGGCTTTACCAAGGCCCTGGCCCTGGAGGGCGCCACCAAGGGGATTACCGTCAACGCAATCGCGCCGGGCTATGTGGAGACAGACATGGTCCGGGCGGTACCGGCGGAAGTGTTACAGAAAATCATCCGCACCATCCCGGTTGGCCGCTTGGGACAACCGGAAGATATCGCACGCAGCGTGCTGTTTCTTGTGGATGACAATGCCGGATTCATCACCGGATCCACCCTCTCCATCAATGGCGGCCAGCACATGTACTAG
- a CDS encoding GGDEF domain-containing protein, with product MSEQEMTATKDWKLRYLDLIKVQAAEKADAAETEQLLCRIIIRLTLATSGLDPVLDPHLVSLRNAVRKGVQPELKERLTAISEALIRAEDPVDTTTPCDSCLLTRMVARSGADGRRLSKLRKQVEQLLAAGDDASDQQIDRFLELLTGPGARPAAPGLLGRLFGGAGSAGGGSPALSDDAVTPNQQLTKLLNTLDWPSQFSLDIQRMEMELATQQDTGAWMEVLSSLLQLLSRSVGEVETEIRDTRGFLTELTKRLEEIDKHVSSNNDLRQASQADRELLGESMEQRVGDMRSYMNNATTLSQLRNEISQHLEAIESHVGKYLVNEAERHKEAERLEVQLRKRLDEVQKESRELRTKMIEAHRQAATDTVTGLPNRLAYEERLEQEFARWKRFGEPLTLLVWDVDDFKRINDRFGHHAGDKALHIIGRSLQTSLRETDFVARFGGEEFVMLLTGTQSDDAVHVAEAVRREVKQSGIHSLGKRVEITISCGMSQFIQGDTPETVFARADKALYEAKRSGKDRIVVH from the coding sequence ATGAGCGAACAGGAGATGACGGCCACCAAGGATTGGAAGCTCAGATACCTGGATCTGATCAAGGTGCAGGCAGCTGAGAAGGCCGACGCGGCCGAGACCGAACAGCTGCTCTGCCGTATTATTATCCGTCTGACCCTTGCCACCAGTGGTCTGGATCCCGTTCTGGACCCCCATCTCGTGTCACTGCGTAACGCGGTCAGAAAGGGCGTTCAGCCCGAGTTGAAAGAGCGTCTGACAGCGATTTCAGAGGCCCTCATCAGGGCCGAGGATCCTGTCGATACCACCACACCCTGTGATAGTTGTCTGCTTACCCGTATGGTTGCCCGTTCGGGGGCCGATGGCCGTAGGCTGAGTAAACTGCGCAAGCAGGTGGAGCAACTGTTGGCAGCCGGTGATGACGCCTCGGATCAGCAGATCGACCGGTTTCTGGAGCTGCTTACCGGCCCCGGAGCGCGTCCGGCTGCCCCCGGGTTGCTGGGTCGGCTGTTCGGTGGGGCGGGGAGTGCCGGGGGCGGTTCTCCCGCCCTTTCAGACGATGCTGTTACCCCCAATCAGCAACTGACCAAGCTGCTCAATACGTTGGATTGGCCGTCCCAGTTCAGTCTGGATATTCAGCGCATGGAGATGGAGCTGGCGACCCAACAGGACACCGGTGCCTGGATGGAGGTGCTCTCCTCCCTGCTGCAGTTGCTGTCCCGTTCGGTCGGCGAGGTGGAGACCGAGATTCGGGATACCCGTGGTTTCCTCACCGAGTTGACCAAGCGGCTGGAGGAGATCGACAAGCATGTCAGCAGTAACAACGATCTGCGGCAGGCTTCGCAGGCGGATCGGGAGTTGCTGGGCGAGTCGATGGAGCAGCGGGTTGGCGATATGCGCAGTTACATGAATAACGCCACCACGCTCTCCCAGTTGCGCAATGAGATCAGCCAGCACCTGGAGGCGATCGAGTCCCACGTGGGCAAATACCTGGTTAATGAGGCTGAGCGTCATAAAGAGGCGGAGCGCCTGGAGGTGCAGTTACGCAAGCGGCTGGATGAAGTGCAGAAAGAGAGTCGCGAGCTACGCACCAAGATGATCGAGGCGCATCGCCAGGCGGCGACCGATACCGTGACCGGACTGCCCAATCGTCTGGCTTACGAGGAGCGACTGGAGCAGGAGTTTGCCCGTTGGAAACGGTTTGGTGAACCGCTCACCCTGCTGGTGTGGGATGTGGATGATTTTAAACGCATCAATGATCGGTTCGGCCATCACGCCGGTGACAAGGCGTTACATATTATCGGCCGGAGTCTGCAGACCTCCCTGCGGGAGACCGATTTTGTGGCCCGTTTCGGGGGAGAGGAGTTTGTCATGCTGCTGACCGGTACCCAGAGCGACGACGCCGTGCACGTGGCCGAAGCGGTGCGCCGAGAAGTGAAGCAGAGTGGCATTCACTCCCTGGGTAAGCGGGTCGAAATCACCATCTCCTGTGGCATGAGCCAGTTCATCCAGGGTGATACCCCGGAGACGGTGTTTGCCCGTGCGGACAAAGCTCTGTACGAGGCAAAGCGGTCCGGCAAAGATCGCATCGTTGTTCATTGA
- a CDS encoding transcriptional repressor — protein MKADSCSTDCGKILRVAEQLCEGRGARLTPQRRQVLEILCTSGEPLGAYDILELLKSGVPTAKPPTVYRALEFLLEHGLVHRIESLNAYVGCVHLDHPHSSQFLICRDCGEVRELESRSVERTLGSAVKECGFKADSRVIEVTGRCQRCSQRGQA, from the coding sequence ATGAAAGCGGACTCCTGTAGTACGGACTGTGGAAAAATATTGCGTGTGGCGGAGCAGCTTTGCGAGGGGCGGGGTGCCCGGTTGACCCCCCAGCGTCGTCAGGTGCTGGAAATTCTCTGCACCAGCGGCGAGCCACTGGGTGCCTACGATATCCTGGAACTGCTGAAGAGTGGCGTGCCAACTGCCAAACCGCCGACTGTCTATCGGGCCCTGGAGTTTCTGCTGGAACATGGATTGGTGCATCGCATCGAGTCCCTGAATGCCTACGTGGGTTGTGTGCATCTGGACCATCCTCACTCCAGCCAGTTCCTGATCTGTCGGGATTGTGGTGAAGTGCGGGAGCTGGAGAGTCGCAGCGTGGAGCGTACCCTGGGCAGTGCAGTCAAAGAGTGTGGTTTCAAGGCGGATTCACGGGTCATCGAAGTGACCGGCCGCTGTCAGCGCTGCAGTCAACGGGGGCAAGCATGA